Genomic window (Pseudomonas xantholysinigenes):
GGTGAGGCTGCGCTTGAGCCCGAGCCGCAGGTAGTAGTTGCGCGCCACCTCGGCGGCAATGCTCAGGCGGGCCTGCCGCAGGTCGGCCGCGGCCGCGTCGGCACGGGCCTCGGCGGCATCGGTCAGGCGTTGCAGGCGGCCGAACAGCTCAACCTCCCACTGCACGTCGAAACCGGCGCGATACTGCTCGCTGCGCATGCGCCGCGGGTCGCTGCCATCGGCCGGTTGCTGCTGCTCCAGGCTCTGGTTGTAACCGGCGCGGGCGGTGACCCAGGGATAGCGGTCGAGGCTGCGGTCGTCGAACAATGCCCGCGCCGCCAACAGGTTGGCATGGGCCTGGCGGATATCGTGGTTGTGGACCAGGGCCTGGTCCACCAGGCGCACCAGTTGCGGGTCGTCGAAGAATCGCCACCACTGCGCCGGCAACTCGCCACGCGCGGCGAACGCGGCCCGCTGCGGGCTGTGTACGCCGCTGACCGGGATTTGCGGCACCTGATAATCCGGGCCGACGCTACAGGCGCCCAACGCCAGCAATGCAACAGGCAACAGACGTTTCATGGCTGACGCTCCAGGGTTTCGGCCAACGACCGGGCGCGCGGCGAGCGCACCGTGCTGGCATGGTCGCGGGCCAGCAGGCTGTAGATGGTCGGCAGCACGAACAGGGTGAACAGCGTGCCCACCAGCATGCCGGTGACAATCACCACGCCCAGCCCGAAACGGCTGGCGGCACCGGCACCGGAGGCGAACAGCAGCGGGATCAGCCCCACCACCATCGCCGCCGTGGTCATCAGGATCGGCCGCAGGCGGATCCGCGCCGCCTGGCCGATGGCCGCGCGGCGGTCGAGGTGCTGCTCGGCCTGCAAGGTGTTGGCGAACTCGACCATGAGGATGCCGTGCTTGCTGATCAGGCCGATCAGGGTGACCAGGCCGATCTGCGTGTAGATGTTCACCGTGGCCACCCCCAGGGCCAGCGGCAGCAGCGCGCCGCTGATCGACAACGGTACGGTGATGAGGATGATCAGCGGATCGACCAGGCTCTCGTACTGCGCCGCCAGCACCAGGTAGATCACCACCACGGCGGCGAGGAAGGCCAGCATCAGCGCGTTGCCCTCCTGCTGGTACTGGCGCGCATCGGACTGCCAGTCGATGCTGAAGCCCGCGGGCAATTGCGCGGCGGCCTGCTCGAGGAAGGCCACGGTATCGCCCAGAGTCACCCCGGCAGCGGGGATGGCCTGGAAGGTCGCGGCGTTCTGCTGGTTGAACTGGGTCAGGCGGTTGGGTTCGACCTGCTCGCTGACCTGCACCACGGTGGACAGCGGCACCAGCCGGCCCTCCTCGCTGCGCACGTACTGGCGGGTCAACGCCTGCGGGGTCAGGCGCTGGTCCCTGGGGCTCTGGGCGATCACGTCGTAGGAGCGGCCGTCCAGACCAAAGCGATTGAGGTAGTTCTCGCCCACCAGCACCGCCAGCGATTCGCCGATGTCCTGCATGCGGATGCCCATGCTGTTGGCCTTGGCCCGGTCGACGCGCACCTGCACCACCGGGTTGTTGTAGTCCAGGTCACTGTCGACCACGGCGAACAGGCCACTCTGCCGGGCCTTGCCCTTGAGCTGCTCCATGGTGTCGTACAGCACGCGGTAGTCCTGGGAGCTGCGCAGCACCATCTGCACTGGCAGGCCACCGGTGGAGCCTGGCAACGCCGGCAGCTGGAAGGCGAAGATGCTGGTGCCCTCGACATCGTTGACCGCCGCTTGCAGCTCGAGCTGGATCTGCGAGGCATTGCGCTCGCGCTCGTCCCAGGGCTGCAGGTTGATGCCACCGATGCCCGAGGCAATGCCGTCGCTGCCGTTGATGATCCAGGTGCTGACAGTCTCCGGCAAGGTGCGGTAGACCGCATCGAGCTTGTCGGCGAAGCGCTCTACATAGGCCAGGTTGGCGTGCTGCGGCGCCTTGATCGCGGTGAGCAGGCCGGCCTGGTCCTCGGTCGGCGCCAGCTCGCGCTGCGGCAGGCTGTACAACAGCGGCAAGCTGACCAGCACCAGCACGGCGAACGCGACGCTGATCCAACGGTGCTTCAGGGAAAAACCCAGGACCTGCGCGTAGCGCTCGGCCAGCCACTCGAAGAAGCGGTTGGCGGCATGGGCCATGCGCCCCTCGGATTGGCGCGCATCGAGCAAGAACGAGCTCATCACCGGCGACAGGGTCAGCGCCACCACCCCGGACACCACCACCGCCCCGGCCAGGGTCAGGGCGAATTCGCGGAACAACGCGCCGGTCAGGCCGCCCATCATGCCGATCGGCGCATATACCGCCGCCAGGGTGATGGTCATGGCGATCACCGGCCCGGCCACCTCGCGGGCGCCGATCAGCGCCGCGGCCACCGGCGTACGGCCTTCCTCGATATGCCGGTGCACGTTTTCCACCACGACGATGGCATCGTCCACCACCAGCCCCACCGCCAGCACCATGGCCAGCAGCGTCAGCAGGTTGATGCTGAAGCCGAACGCCAGCATCAGCGCCGCCGCGCCGAGCATCGACAGCGGGATGGTCACCACCGGGATCAACACCGTGCGCAGCGAGCCCAGGCACAGGTAGATCACCACCACCACGATCAACAGCGCCTCGAGCAGGGTCTTGCTCACTTCGTCGATCGACGCCTGGATGAAACGCGCGGTCTCGAAGGCCAGTTCGGCCTTGGTGTCCGGTGGCAGGGTCTGGCGGATCTGCGGCAGCAGTTGGCGGATGCCATCGACGATCACCAACGGGTTGCCGCCAGGGGTGGCGAACAGCCCCAGGTGCACCGCCGGCACGCCGTCCATGCTGGCGCTGGTCTCGGCGGAGGCTGCGCCCAGCTCGACGGTGCCGATATCGCGGATGCGCACCAGCCCATTGCCATCGTTGCGGATCACCAGCTCGCGGAAATCACCGACCGAGGTCAGGTCGGTGTCGACGCGGATATTGGCGATCACGTACTGGCCCTTCACCTTGCCGGGCGCGGCCTGGTAGTTGTTGCGCCGCACCGCCTCGGCCACGTCGGCGGCGGTCAGGCCGCGCGCGGCCAGGCGCGCCGGGTCGATCCACAGGCGCATGGACAGGGTCTGGCCGCCGAAAACCTGGACCTTGGCCACGCCTTCAATGGTGCTGAGCAGCGGCTCGACCACCCGGGTGAGGTAGTCGGTCAGCGCCGGGATCGGCAGGCTCGGGCTGGCGAAGCCGATATAGGCCACTGCCGTCGACTCGCCGGCGGAGCGCTCGATCACCGGGTCATAGGCCCGCTCCGGCAGGCGGTAGCGCACCTGGTTGACCTTGGCCATCACCTCCGTGAGAGCCTGGGTCGAGTCGCGGTTGAGTTCCATGCGCACGGTCACCAGGCTGCGGCCCTGCACCGAGGAAGACGACAGGTAGTCGATGCCTTCCACCGAGGACACCGCCTGGGCGATCGGCTGGGTGACGAAACCTTGCATCAGTTCGGCGGGGGCGCCGGGGTATTCGGTGGTGACGGTGATGGTCGAGCTTTCCAGCAACGGGTACTGGCGGATCGGCAATTGCAGCAGCGACAGCAACCCCAGCAGCAGGATCAGGGTGCTGACCACCAGCGCCAGCACAGGCCGGCGCACGAACAGGTCGGTGAATGTCATGGCGGGTTCTCGCGGGGGTCAGGCGCCGCTGGCCGGGGCCTGCAGGGTATCTTCGATGGCTTGCACGGCGGTGCCGTCGCTCAGGCGCAATTGCCCGGAGACCACCACCTGGTCGTCCTCACGCAAGCCCTGTTCGATCACCACCCGGCCGGCCTGGCGCTCGCCGGTGCGTACCGAGACGCGTTGCACCACCAGGGCATCGGCGGCGGCATCGTGGCGGGCGACGAATACCGTGTCGCCATAGGCGGTATAGGCCACCGCGGTTTCCGGCACGCTGAGCACCTGGCCGACCTCGGGGCTGGCCACCTGCACACTGGCGTACATACCGGCCGCCAGGCGCGCATCGGGGTTGGCCAGCGTCGCCTGCACCTGCACCGTGCGCGAACGGCCGATCAGCGGGTCGATGGCCGTGATGCGCGCGGTGAACGGTGTGTCGGGGAAGGCGTCGAGACGCACCTGCACCGGCTGGCCGGGGCGCAATTGGGCGCTGAGCTGCTCTTCGAGGGAGAAGTTGACGTACAGACTGCGGGTATCGATCAGGCTGACCACCGGATCACCGACATTGAGGTACTGGCCCTGGTTGACCCGACGGATGCCCAGGCGCCCATCGAATGGCGCGCGCACGGTCTTCTGGGCGATCACTGCCTCGGTATGGGCCAGCTCGCCCTGGGCCATGTCGCGGGCGGCCAGGGCGTTGTCCAGCTGCTCCTGGGTGGCGGCGTTCTCGCGCAGCAGGTCCTTGACCCGCCGGTGGTTGGTGCGCGCGTTGTCCAGCTGGGCCTTGAGGCGCAGGCGCTCGGCCTGCTCCGGCGCATCGTTGAGGGTTATCAGCACATCGCCCTTGCGCACCTGTTGGCCAGAGCTGAAGTTGATCGCCGTGACCCGCCCGCCGATCTCGGCGGAGACCAGCACCTGGTGTACCGCCTCAAGCTCGCCGACCCCGGCAAAAGCACGGTTTTCCAGGCCTTTCTGCACCGTGGCCAAGGCCACCTTGACCAGGTGCCGCGGCGCGGCGGCAGTGGCCTGGGCCTGGCCGGCATGGCGCCAGGCCAGGCCACCGGCGGTGACCAGGGCCAGCACCAGGGCGCTGCCGAGTATCGCTTTGCCATTCATTGCGCGTCCTCCCCTCATGCCCAGCTCAGGTTGAACAGGAAGAACGCCAGGATCGACCAGAGCACCAGCACCAGGTGGGTCAATTGCAGGCCTTCCTGGCGGATCCAGTAACCGAACCACAGGCCGCCGAGCAACATCGCCAAGGTGAAGGCGAGCATGGCGCCCAGCGCCAGGTTCAGCCAGGCCCGGGCCATGAGCGGGTCCTGGGCGATGACCAGGGCATAACTGCCGATCCAGGCCGAAAGGCTGGCGACAATCTGCAACAGCAAGATCACCAGCAGCGCAACCCGAGCCAGGGTCGGCGACTGGCAGGCGCGGCGCAACAGGGGGAATTCGATGGCCGGTGGTTGGCGCAGCGGCGCCATGGCCAGGGTGGCGCCGATGGCGCCGACGGAGCTGGAGAACGCCTGCAGGTTGTTCAGTACCGCGATGCTCAGCCACAGCGCCAGGCCCACGGCCTGGATGGCCTGGAACAGCCACAGGGAGGTGTGCAAATCCATATCAACGTCCGTATTGATGGCCTGGCTTGGGGTGTCCAGGCAATTACACAAGAAAACGCTTGGATATTAGTGGCAGCCTTGCCGATACACAAGCGTTGCCATTACGGGCGTGTGCGCAGGAATGAGCGTTGATATGGGTCAGGGCTTGTGCAGCGCCAGGTAAGGCTGGC
Coding sequences:
- a CDS encoding DUF2165 family protein, which translates into the protein MDLHTSLWLFQAIQAVGLALWLSIAVLNNLQAFSSSVGAIGATLAMAPLRQPPAIEFPLLRRACQSPTLARVALLVILLLQIVASLSAWIGSYALVIAQDPLMARAWLNLALGAMLAFTLAMLLGGLWFGYWIRQEGLQLTHLVLVLWSILAFFLFNLSWA
- a CDS encoding MexW/MexI family multidrug efflux RND transporter permease subunit produces the protein MTFTDLFVRRPVLALVVSTLILLLGLLSLLQLPIRQYPLLESSTITVTTEYPGAPAELMQGFVTQPIAQAVSSVEGIDYLSSSSVQGRSLVTVRMELNRDSTQALTEVMAKVNQVRYRLPERAYDPVIERSAGESTAVAYIGFASPSLPIPALTDYLTRVVEPLLSTIEGVAKVQVFGGQTLSMRLWIDPARLAARGLTAADVAEAVRRNNYQAAPGKVKGQYVIANIRVDTDLTSVGDFRELVIRNDGNGLVRIRDIGTVELGAASAETSASMDGVPAVHLGLFATPGGNPLVIVDGIRQLLPQIRQTLPPDTKAELAFETARFIQASIDEVSKTLLEALLIVVVVIYLCLGSLRTVLIPVVTIPLSMLGAAALMLAFGFSINLLTLLAMVLAVGLVVDDAIVVVENVHRHIEEGRTPVAAALIGAREVAGPVIAMTITLAAVYAPIGMMGGLTGALFREFALTLAGAVVVSGVVALTLSPVMSSFLLDARQSEGRMAHAANRFFEWLAERYAQVLGFSLKHRWISVAFAVLVLVSLPLLYSLPQRELAPTEDQAGLLTAIKAPQHANLAYVERFADKLDAVYRTLPETVSTWIINGSDGIASGIGGINLQPWDERERNASQIQLELQAAVNDVEGTSIFAFQLPALPGSTGGLPVQMVLRSSQDYRVLYDTMEQLKGKARQSGLFAVVDSDLDYNNPVVQVRVDRAKANSMGIRMQDIGESLAVLVGENYLNRFGLDGRSYDVIAQSPRDQRLTPQALTRQYVRSEEGRLVPLSTVVQVSEQVEPNRLTQFNQQNAATFQAIPAAGVTLGDTVAFLEQAAAQLPAGFSIDWQSDARQYQQEGNALMLAFLAAVVVIYLVLAAQYESLVDPLIILITVPLSISGALLPLALGVATVNIYTQIGLVTLIGLISKHGILMVEFANTLQAEQHLDRRAAIGQAARIRLRPILMTTAAMVVGLIPLLFASGAGAASRFGLGVVIVTGMLVGTLFTLFVLPTIYSLLARDHASTVRSPRARSLAETLERQP
- a CDS encoding efflux RND transporter periplasmic adaptor subunit, which encodes MNGKAILGSALVLALVTAGGLAWRHAGQAQATAAAPRHLVKVALATVQKGLENRAFAGVGELEAVHQVLVSAEIGGRVTAINFSSGQQVRKGDVLITLNDAPEQAERLRLKAQLDNARTNHRRVKDLLRENAATQEQLDNALAARDMAQGELAHTEAVIAQKTVRAPFDGRLGIRRVNQGQYLNVGDPVVSLIDTRSLYVNFSLEEQLSAQLRPGQPVQVRLDAFPDTPFTARITAIDPLIGRSRTVQVQATLANPDARLAAGMYASVQVASPEVGQVLSVPETAVAYTAYGDTVFVARHDAAADALVVQRVSVRTGERQAGRVVIEQGLREDDQVVVSGQLRLSDGTAVQAIEDTLQAPASGA